In one Nocardioides sp. NBC_00368 genomic region, the following are encoded:
- a CDS encoding DUF6167 family protein, with product MRGAIWFVVGAGAGVYAMVKGRRAAEAFTADGLRDRAQAIGVGARIFREELAQGKAEKELELREWIETKTAGPKQIGAAGAEQQRLGLNGPTEDPRKNTEGSTP from the coding sequence ATGAGGGGCGCGATCTGGTTCGTGGTCGGTGCGGGCGCGGGCGTGTACGCGATGGTCAAGGGACGACGCGCCGCCGAGGCGTTCACCGCCGACGGGCTGCGTGACCGGGCCCAGGCGATCGGGGTCGGCGCGCGGATCTTCCGCGAGGAGCTGGCCCAGGGCAAGGCGGAGAAGGAGCTCGAGCTGCGCGAGTGGATCGAGACGAAGACCGCTGGACCGAAACAGATTGGCGCCGCGGGCGCCGAGCAGCAGAGACTTGGACTGAACGGGCCAACCGAGGACCCGAGGAAGAACACGGAAGGTAGTACCCCCTGA
- a CDS encoding ABC transporter ATP-binding protein — protein MTELSNAPGTTPAQSGAFLSVRDLKVHFSTSDGIVKATDGLSFDLERGKTLGIVGESGSGKSVSSSAIMGLHRGTNAILSGEILLEGVDLLQVSNEEMRKRRGRDVAMIFQDPLSAMHPYYTVGNQIMEAYQVHHDVSKRDARKRAIEMLDRVGIPQPDRRVDDYPHQFSGGMRQRAMIAMGLINNPSLLIADEPTTALDVTVQAQILDLLQDLQRDFDAAIIIITHDLGVVAEMADDVLVMYAGRAVEYGPGKEILTHPEMPYTWGLLSSVPDLTASTEAKLIPIRGNPPSLLNPPPGCPFEPRCDHVAKVGGDLCRTTLPELAPARSGGNHVKRCHIKNPDEVYEAEILPEIAPDLVED, from the coding sequence ATGACAGAGCTGTCCAACGCTCCCGGGACGACGCCGGCCCAGAGCGGCGCGTTCCTCTCGGTGCGGGACCTGAAGGTCCACTTCTCCACCTCCGACGGTATCGTCAAGGCGACCGACGGTCTCTCCTTCGACCTCGAGCGTGGCAAGACGCTCGGCATCGTCGGTGAGTCCGGTTCCGGCAAGTCGGTCTCCAGTTCGGCGATCATGGGGCTGCACCGCGGCACCAACGCCATCCTCAGCGGCGAGATCCTGCTCGAGGGCGTGGACCTGCTCCAGGTGAGCAACGAGGAGATGCGCAAGCGCCGGGGCCGCGACGTGGCGATGATCTTCCAGGACCCGCTCTCCGCGATGCATCCCTACTACACGGTCGGCAACCAGATCATGGAGGCCTACCAGGTCCATCACGACGTGAGCAAGAGGGACGCGCGCAAACGCGCCATCGAGATGCTCGACCGCGTCGGCATCCCGCAGCCAGACCGTCGCGTGGACGACTACCCGCACCAGTTCTCCGGCGGTATGCGTCAGCGCGCGATGATCGCGATGGGGCTGATCAACAACCCCAGTCTGCTCATCGCCGACGAGCCGACCACCGCACTCGATGTGACCGTCCAAGCGCAGATCCTCGACCTGCTCCAGGACCTGCAGCGTGACTTCGACGCCGCGATCATCATCATCACCCACGACCTCGGTGTGGTGGCCGAGATGGCCGACGACGTGCTCGTGATGTACGCGGGCCGCGCGGTCGAGTACGGCCCGGGCAAGGAGATCCTCACCCACCCGGAGATGCCCTACACCTGGGGTCTGCTCTCCAGCGTGCCGGATCTGACGGCGTCGACCGAGGCCAAGCTGATCCCGATCCGGGGCAACCCGCCCTCGCTGCTCAACCCGCCGCCGGGATGCCCCTTCGAGCCGCGTTGCGACCACGTGGCCAAGGTGGGTGGCGACCTGTGCCGGACTACGCTGCCTGAGCTGGCCCCGGCCAGGAGCGGTGGCAACCACGTCAAGCGTTGCCACATCAAGAACCCCGACGAGGTCTACGAGGCAGAGATCCTGCCCGAGATCGCCCCTGACCTGGTGGAGGACTGA
- a CDS encoding ABC transporter permease: MTVSEVMIQGGPDPEIGPEPRTGEVAGRSPMRIAMDRLLSDRVAMVCAGIVLVFVLIAIFAPLLCKLFGVEVRAGDPVTDTDSFNYPVIGPPNYGFTWEAPLGLEPNSGNDLLAEWFYGARTSLLVATVATVVSTVVGVVLGLIAGYSRGWGDRVVTFVTDLFLTLPFLLVAIAVSPMLVERWKENPAMLDNASLIALIVILSVFGWMGLARLIRGEVVSLREREFIEAARVLGMPTHRILFRELLPNLVAPIVVSFSLSLPATIAAEATLAYLGVGVTGRPSWGQTILRAQNWFDEYPLFLYAPIVGIVVLVFALNLLGDAIRDAFDPKSFR; the protein is encoded by the coding sequence ATGACTGTGTCCGAAGTGATGATCCAGGGCGGGCCTGATCCGGAGATCGGCCCGGAGCCGAGGACCGGCGAGGTCGCCGGCCGCTCGCCGATGCGGATCGCCATGGACAGGCTGCTCTCGGACCGGGTCGCGATGGTCTGCGCAGGGATCGTGCTGGTCTTCGTCCTGATTGCGATCTTCGCGCCGCTGCTGTGCAAGCTGTTCGGTGTCGAGGTGCGTGCCGGCGACCCGGTCACCGACACCGACTCGTTCAACTACCCCGTGATCGGACCGCCCAACTACGGGTTCACCTGGGAGGCGCCGCTCGGGCTGGAGCCCAACTCGGGCAACGACCTGCTCGCCGAGTGGTTCTACGGCGCACGTACGTCCCTGCTGGTCGCCACGGTCGCGACGGTCGTCTCGACCGTCGTAGGGGTGGTCCTCGGCCTGATCGCGGGCTACAGCCGCGGCTGGGGCGACCGGGTGGTCACGTTCGTGACCGACCTATTCTTGACGCTGCCGTTCCTGCTGGTCGCGATCGCCGTCTCGCCGATGCTCGTGGAGCGTTGGAAGGAGAACCCGGCGATGCTCGACAACGCCTCCCTGATCGCGCTGATCGTGATCCTCTCGGTGTTCGGGTGGATGGGTCTGGCCCGCCTGATCCGCGGTGAGGTGGTCTCGCTGCGCGAGCGGGAGTTCATCGAGGCCGCGCGTGTGCTCGGGATGCCGACCCACCGGATCCTGTTCCGGGAGCTGCTACCGAACCTGGTGGCTCCGATCGTCGTCTCGTTCTCGCTGAGCCTGCCGGCCACGATCGCCGCGGAGGCGACGCTGGCCTACCTCGGCGTCGGCGTCACCGGTCGCCCGTCGTGGGGTCAGACGATCCTGCGGGCCCAGAACTGGTTCGACGAATACCCCTTGTTCCTCTACGCGCCGATTGTCGGGATCGTGGTCCTGGTTTTCGCGCTCAACCTGCTCGGAGACGCCATCCGCGACGCCTTCGACCCCAAGTCTTTCCGGTGA
- a CDS encoding ABC transporter ATP-binding protein codes for MSDTTTAAAVAPASTEKVLSVENLKMHFPVKGGGVIRRTVGHVKAVDGVSFEVAKGTALGLVGESGCGKSTTGRMVTRLYKPTDGSIKFEGTDIAHYSGRQLHPMRREIQMIFQDPSTSLNPRHTVGSIIGAPLRIHNMVPKDKVLSRVQELLEIVGLNPEHYNRYPHEFSGGQRQRIGIARALTLQPKLLVADEPVSALDVSIQAQVINLLQDLQREFDISFLFIAHDLAIVRHFCPEVAVMYLGKIVEIGDRESIYEHAHHPYTQALLSAVPDVKQAAIGGRRDRIRLQGDVPSPINPPSGCHFRTRCAFAKDICSVVEPPLLQIGKKHKVACHFPGEIHQHPEKPVTAPLLGVDEFGAPDPGASPAEVPGDGPGYADTWYDLANNSRGRA; via the coding sequence ATGAGCGACACCACGACCGCAGCCGCGGTCGCACCGGCGAGCACGGAGAAGGTGCTCTCGGTCGAGAACCTGAAGATGCACTTCCCGGTCAAGGGCGGCGGCGTGATCCGACGTACGGTCGGACACGTCAAGGCCGTCGACGGGGTCTCCTTCGAGGTTGCCAAGGGCACCGCACTCGGCCTCGTCGGCGAGTCCGGCTGTGGCAAGTCCACGACCGGACGGATGGTCACGCGGCTCTACAAGCCCACAGACGGTTCGATCAAGTTCGAGGGCACCGACATCGCCCACTACTCGGGTAGGCAGCTGCACCCGATGCGCCGCGAGATCCAGATGATCTTCCAGGACCCGTCGACGTCGCTGAACCCGCGTCACACTGTCGGCTCGATCATCGGCGCTCCGCTGCGGATCCACAACATGGTGCCGAAGGACAAGGTGCTCAGCCGGGTCCAGGAGCTGCTCGAGATCGTCGGTCTCAACCCGGAGCACTACAACCGCTACCCGCACGAGTTCTCCGGCGGCCAACGCCAGCGCATCGGGATCGCCCGCGCGCTGACCCTGCAGCCGAAGCTGCTCGTCGCCGACGAGCCGGTCTCCGCGCTCGACGTGTCGATCCAGGCCCAGGTGATCAACCTTCTGCAGGACCTGCAGAGGGAGTTCGACATCTCCTTCCTGTTCATCGCCCATGACCTCGCCATCGTCCGCCACTTCTGCCCCGAGGTCGCGGTGATGTACCTCGGCAAGATCGTGGAGATCGGTGACCGCGAGTCGATCTACGAGCACGCCCACCACCCCTACACCCAGGCGCTGCTCTCCGCCGTGCCCGACGTGAAGCAGGCCGCGATCGGTGGCCGTCGCGATCGGATCCGGCTGCAGGGTGACGTACCGTCGCCGATCAACCCGCCCTCGGGCTGTCACTTCCGCACCCGCTGCGCTTTCGCCAAGGACATCTGCTCCGTGGTCGAGCCGCCGCTGCTGCAGATCGGCAAGAAGCACAAGGTGGCCTGCCACTTCCCGGGCGAGATCCACCAGCACCCGGAGAAGCCGGTCACCGCGCCGCTCCTGGGCGTCGACGAGTTCGGCGCCCCGGACCCGGGCGCCAGCCCGGCCGAGGTCCCGGGCGACGGCCCGGGCTACGCCGACACGTGGTACGACCTGGCGAACAACTCGCGAGGTCGCGCCTGA
- a CDS encoding ABC transporter substrate-binding protein, giving the protein MRLKRTVIAASAIAALTLTAACGGGSGSGEDSTGEFKAGGGAGAGKDATAEGPLEIPSDAKKGGTITVLSNQAPHTLDPTRTYYVDSGAIMSGLVTRSLTQYVYDEESGDSVLVPDLATDLGQVSEDGLTWTFELKDGLKYEDGTDVTAEDVVYGIKRSFAIDTLTDGPTYQLTFFKDGDKYKGPFADTDAELQKLPDYDAGAGWYGGEDYDGVEADGNKVIIHLAQPFPELDYYASFPVFSPIPKAKDKDPLAYESHPMATGPYKFESYKPGVSLKLVKNDQWDPDSDPGRFQAADAFDFRFAQDTAKLENQILGDKGAAQTMMTYDDVTPPTYKSIKENAPDNLIEGTSPCTYMYRPDQTKIKDKLIREAISWAYPYQAAWKASGEIVGVTIQPGTSLLPPGTAGRVEYQYPKGQDGQTTDPEKAKALLEEAGAVGFELKWHYQRDDENSVAKKDQMVKGFEAAGFKATPVASTDETYRDDESNLDAPVNLRYGGWCSDWPSGGSWFPAQWIGSNANKAGMPNPTNFKEADADAKQAEILKMDADEVPAAWGEFDKWMQETYMVEINAGYDANAFIKGSQVGGVVNDPVKGMPSFSIMYLK; this is encoded by the coding sequence ATGCGATTGAAGAGAACAGTGATCGCCGCCAGCGCGATCGCTGCGCTGACGCTCACCGCTGCGTGTGGTGGCGGGAGCGGGAGTGGCGAGGACTCGACCGGCGAGTTCAAGGCCGGCGGTGGCGCCGGCGCCGGAAAGGACGCCACGGCCGAGGGGCCGCTGGAGATCCCGTCCGACGCCAAGAAGGGCGGCACGATCACCGTGCTGTCGAACCAAGCCCCGCACACCCTCGACCCGACCCGGACCTACTACGTCGACTCCGGTGCGATCATGTCCGGTCTGGTGACCCGGTCCCTGACGCAGTACGTCTACGACGAGGAGAGCGGCGACTCGGTCCTCGTCCCCGACCTCGCCACCGACCTCGGCCAGGTCTCCGAGGACGGCCTGACCTGGACCTTCGAGCTCAAGGACGGGCTCAAGTACGAGGACGGCACCGACGTCACCGCCGAGGACGTCGTCTACGGCATCAAGCGCTCCTTCGCCATCGACACGCTGACCGACGGTCCGACGTACCAGCTGACGTTCTTCAAGGACGGAGACAAGTACAAGGGGCCGTTCGCGGACACCGACGCCGAGCTCCAGAAGCTCCCCGACTACGACGCCGGCGCCGGCTGGTACGGCGGTGAGGACTACGACGGCGTCGAGGCCGACGGCAACAAGGTGATCATCCACCTCGCCCAGCCGTTCCCCGAGCTCGACTACTACGCCTCGTTCCCGGTCTTCTCGCCGATCCCGAAGGCCAAGGACAAGGACCCGCTGGCCTACGAGAGCCACCCGATGGCGACCGGCCCCTACAAGTTCGAGTCCTACAAGCCCGGCGTCTCGCTGAAGCTGGTCAAGAACGACCAGTGGGACCCCGACTCCGACCCCGGCCGCTTCCAGGCCGCCGACGCCTTCGACTTCCGGTTCGCTCAGGACACCGCGAAGCTCGAGAACCAGATCCTCGGCGACAAGGGCGCGGCGCAGACGATGATGACGTACGACGACGTCACGCCGCCGACCTACAAGTCGATCAAGGAGAACGCTCCGGACAACCTCATCGAGGGCACCTCGCCGTGCACCTACATGTACCGCCCGGACCAGACCAAGATCAAGGACAAGCTGATCCGCGAGGCCATCAGCTGGGCCTACCCCTACCAGGCTGCCTGGAAGGCCTCCGGCGAGATCGTCGGCGTCACCATCCAGCCCGGCACCTCGCTCCTGCCCCCGGGCACCGCAGGCCGTGTCGAGTACCAGTACCCGAAGGGCCAGGACGGCCAGACCACCGACCCGGAGAAGGCCAAGGCGCTCCTGGAGGAGGCGGGTGCTGTCGGGTTCGAGCTGAAGTGGCACTACCAGCGTGACGACGAGAACTCGGTGGCCAAGAAGGACCAGATGGTCAAGGGCTTCGAGGCGGCCGGCTTCAAGGCGACCCCGGTGGCCTCGACCGACGAGACCTACCGCGACGACGAGAGCAACCTGGACGCCCCGGTCAACCTCCGCTACGGCGGCTGGTGCTCCGACTGGCCCTCGGGTGGCTCGTGGTTCCCGGCGCAGTGGATCGGCTCCAACGCCAACAAGGCGGGTATGCCGAACCCGACCAACTTCAAGGAGGCTGACGCCGACGCGAAGCAGGCGGAGATCCTGAAGATGGACGCCGACGAGGTGCCCGCTGCCTGGGGCGAGTTCGACAAGTGGATGCAGGAGACCTACATGGTCGAGATCAACGCCGGCTACGACGCGAACGCCTTCATCAAGGGCTCGCAGGTCGGCGGGGTCGTCAACGACCCGGTCAAGGGCATGCCGAGCTTCTCCATCATGTACCTCAAGTGA
- a CDS encoding ABC transporter permease, whose amino-acid sequence MIGFVVRRLISALLVLFVISVAVVALFTYGPSDPADAMCPEPKCTAERQDAIREALNLDAPIYVQYGEYMSGIVNGRQIAFGSEAYDCDAPCFGVSFIYRVNVWDDIKDRIGPTVSVAVGAGATILLIGVPIGMFAARRRGTSADKAVIGATLVIESIPYYLFVLLAFLYLAVGAGVFPQDGYQPLTDSPLKWAWALLLPWLALGLVNSSKYARFTRGSMIEAFNEDYVRTARSKGLPERTIVNKHALRAAVVPIVTIFGLDFGALLTGTIFTEKIFGINGLGLRALDAVGQSDLPVIEATTLISAAIIVVTNLVVDLFYSVLDPRVRLT is encoded by the coding sequence ATGATCGGTTTTGTCGTACGCCGGCTGATCTCGGCACTTCTCGTGCTGTTTGTCATCTCGGTGGCGGTGGTCGCGCTCTTCACCTATGGCCCGAGCGACCCGGCGGACGCGATGTGCCCCGAGCCCAAGTGCACCGCCGAGCGCCAGGACGCGATCCGGGAAGCACTCAACCTGGACGCGCCGATCTACGTCCAGTACGGCGAGTACATGTCCGGGATCGTCAACGGCCGTCAGATCGCGTTCGGCTCCGAGGCGTACGACTGCGACGCCCCGTGCTTCGGGGTCAGCTTCATCTACCGCGTCAACGTCTGGGACGACATCAAGGACCGGATCGGGCCGACCGTCTCGGTCGCGGTCGGTGCCGGCGCCACGATCCTCCTCATCGGGGTGCCGATCGGGATGTTCGCGGCCAGACGCCGAGGGACCTCGGCCGACAAGGCCGTCATCGGCGCGACCCTCGTGATCGAGTCGATTCCCTACTATCTGTTCGTCCTGCTCGCCTTCCTCTATCTGGCGGTCGGCGCCGGGGTCTTCCCGCAGGACGGCTACCAGCCGCTGACCGACTCGCCCCTGAAATGGGCGTGGGCCCTGCTGCTGCCCTGGCTCGCCCTCGGGCTGGTGAACTCGTCCAAGTACGCCCGGTTCACCCGCGGCTCGATGATCGAGGCGTTCAACGAGGACTACGTCCGCACCGCGAGGTCCAAGGGCCTGCCCGAGCGGACGATCGTCAACAAGCACGCGCTGCGCGCCGCGGTCGTGCCGATCGTGACCATCTTCGGTCTCGACTTCGGCGCCCTGCTGACCGGCACGATCTTCACCGAGAAGATCTTCGGCATCAACGGCCTGGGTCTTCGTGCCCTCGACGCCGTCGGGCAGAGCGACCTCCCGGTCATCGAGGCGACCACCCTGATCTCCGCCGCGATCATCGTGGTCACCAACCTCGTGGTCGACCTGTTCTACAGCGTCCTCGACCCCCGCGTACGCCTCACCTGA
- a CDS encoding ABC transporter permease, translating to MWAYVVRRCLVGIVLILAMTLVTFVLFFATPIDAARYACGRNCSEEQRAITRAALGYDKPVAEQWTGFIQGLFVGREFPLDEAQREAAPDQVTHCGAPCLGFSHFNAKTVNELVAEALPVTISLSVVALVLWLIGGVLFGILAAINQGSFLDRGIVGATLVIYAFPSFAIAVFLLNYVAIKWGVFPYPKYTEIADGGVFEWFGNLLLPAFTLALLFLAGYVRMTRAFVLESLTEDYIRTANAKGLSEWRVVVKHALRAALTPLVTMAGLDFATLLGGAIITERVFNYPGLGLLTIQANASLDLPILVGVVLLAGSFVIFANIVVDVLYAVIDPRVRVA from the coding sequence ATGTGGGCATACGTCGTGCGCCGGTGTCTGGTGGGGATCGTCCTCATCCTGGCGATGACGCTGGTCACCTTTGTGCTGTTCTTCGCCACGCCGATCGACGCCGCGCGTTACGCGTGTGGCAGGAACTGCAGCGAGGAGCAGCGCGCCATCACTCGTGCGGCGCTGGGATATGACAAGCCCGTCGCCGAACAGTGGACCGGTTTCATCCAGGGACTTTTCGTAGGCCGGGAGTTCCCGCTCGACGAAGCTCAGCGTGAGGCTGCTCCGGACCAGGTGACCCACTGTGGTGCACCGTGCCTGGGCTTCTCGCACTTCAACGCGAAGACAGTCAACGAACTGGTCGCCGAAGCGCTGCCGGTCACCATCTCGCTCTCGGTCGTCGCGCTGGTGTTGTGGCTGATCGGCGGAGTTCTCTTCGGGATCCTGGCCGCGATCAACCAGGGCTCGTTCCTGGATCGTGGGATCGTCGGAGCCACGCTGGTGATCTACGCGTTCCCAAGTTTCGCGATCGCGGTCTTCCTGCTCAACTACGTGGCGATCAAATGGGGAGTCTTCCCCTACCCGAAGTACACAGAGATAGCCGACGGCGGCGTCTTCGAATGGTTCGGAAACCTTCTGCTTCCGGCATTCACGCTCGCTCTTCTGTTCCTCGCCGGCTATGTCCGGATGACGCGTGCCTTCGTTCTGGAGTCGCTGACCGAGGACTACATCCGCACAGCCAACGCCAAGGGACTCAGCGAGTGGAGGGTCGTTGTCAAGCACGCCCTGCGGGCGGCGCTGACCCCGCTGGTGACGATGGCCGGTCTCGACTTCGCCACGCTGCTCGGTGGCGCGATCATCACCGAGCGGGTGTTCAACTACCCGGGTCTGGGGCTCCTGACGATCCAAGCGAATGCCTCCTTGGACCTTCCGATCCTGGTCGGGGTGGTGCTGCTCGCCGGCTCGTTCGTCATCTTCGCGAACATCGTCGTGGATGTTCTCTATGCCGTCATCGACCCGCGCGTGCGCGTCGCCTGA
- a CDS encoding replication-associated recombination protein A — MGAAGASRGGSLSHSDHAAAPLAVRMRPRTLEELVGQSSLRAAGSPLHQVVEGGQSLSLLLWGPPGTGKTTIASIVSRSTDRRFVEISAVSAGVKEVRAAIDSARAELVATGKETVLFVDEVHRFSKAQQDALLPGVENRWVTLVAATTENPFFSVISPLLSRSLLLRLESLTDDDIRGVLLRALEDERGLGGSVTISAEALDHLVRLAGGDARRSLTYLEAAAGAASEGEITLEAAERAVDQAAVRYDRQGDQHYDVVSAFIKSVRGSDADAALHYLARMIEAGEDPRFIARRLMILASEDIGLADSTALQTAVAAAQTVQLIGMPEAQLTLAHATIALAVAPKSNAVTNAIFAARADVAAGKIGNVPPHLRDAHYEGAKKIGHGEAYKYAHDEPFGIATQQYAPDAVAGAEYYRPTTHGAEAGVKERWERVRKIVRGQDG, encoded by the coding sequence ATGGGCGCTGCCGGCGCCTCGCGCGGCGGGTCGCTGAGCCACAGCGACCATGCGGCCGCGCCGCTGGCGGTGCGGATGCGGCCGCGTACGCTCGAGGAGCTGGTGGGTCAGAGCTCGCTGCGCGCTGCCGGGTCGCCGCTGCACCAGGTCGTCGAGGGTGGGCAGTCGCTCTCGCTGCTGCTGTGGGGCCCGCCGGGCACCGGGAAGACGACCATCGCCTCGATCGTCAGCCGCTCCACCGACCGGCGCTTCGTGGAGATCTCCGCGGTCTCGGCCGGGGTCAAGGAGGTCCGGGCCGCGATCGACTCCGCCCGGGCCGAGCTGGTCGCGACCGGCAAGGAGACGGTGCTCTTCGTCGACGAGGTGCACCGGTTCAGCAAGGCCCAGCAGGACGCCCTGCTGCCAGGGGTGGAGAACCGCTGGGTCACGCTGGTCGCCGCCACCACGGAGAACCCGTTCTTCTCGGTGATCTCGCCGCTGCTGTCCCGCTCGCTGCTGCTGCGGCTGGAGTCGCTGACCGACGACGACATCCGTGGCGTACTGCTGCGGGCGCTGGAGGACGAGCGCGGCCTGGGTGGCTCGGTGACGATCTCCGCCGAGGCGCTCGACCATCTCGTCCGGCTCGCCGGTGGTGACGCGCGCCGGTCGCTGACCTACCTGGAGGCGGCTGCGGGAGCCGCGTCCGAGGGGGAGATCACCCTGGAGGCCGCCGAGCGCGCGGTGGACCAGGCCGCGGTGCGCTACGACCGCCAGGGCGACCAGCACTACGACGTGGTCAGCGCCTTCATCAAGTCGGTGCGCGGTTCGGACGCGGACGCGGCGCTGCACTACCTGGCCCGGATGATCGAGGCGGGAGAAGACCCCCGGTTCATCGCCCGCCGGCTGATGATCCTCGCCTCCGAGGACATCGGCCTGGCCGACTCGACCGCGCTGCAGACAGCGGTCGCCGCGGCGCAGACCGTGCAGCTGATCGGGATGCCCGAGGCCCAGCTCACCCTTGCGCACGCGACGATCGCGCTCGCGGTGGCGCCGAAGTCCAACGCGGTCACCAACGCCATCTTCGCCGCCCGTGCCGACGTCGCCGCCGGGAAGATCGGCAACGTCCCGCCGCACCTGCGCGACGCCCACTACGAGGGCGCGAAGAAGATCGGTCACGGCGAGGCCTACAAGTACGCCCACGACGAGCCGTTCGGGATCGCGACGCAGCAGTACGCGCCGGACGCGGTGGCCGGTGCGGAGTACTACCGGCCGACGACCCACGGAGCCGAGGCCGGAGTGAAGGAACGTTGGGAGCGTGTCCGGAAAATCGTGCGCGGACAGGATGGATAG